One genomic segment of Vibrio sp. SCSIO 43136 includes these proteins:
- the guaD gene encoding guanine deaminase, with protein sequence MTTKAVLGALFHAPVKGQFEHFESACVEFDANGVITQVMHCGQEGFEALVEKHQDADSLTKLNKHQYLMPGLVDLHTHAPQWPQSGKGLDLPLHDWLNQYTFPLESRYQEPEFAQRMYPELVETLLAHGTTTAMYFATIDNQASEYLAKVCQQKGQRALIGKVSMDEKSMCPEYYVEESSQAAIDNAERFVQAVQTIDNKQGLVYPVITPRFVPTSTYALLSGLGELVEKYDCHVQTHASESDWARDYSLQKYGKSDVELYHETKLLTRKTVLAHSIFFSDSDKKTVKEVGAGIAHCPLSNMYFADAAFPLREALDEDLHVGLGADLSGGPIPSIFHACLDAVSHSRVREAGTNTHLMENRGEASSRVSFVEAFWMATNGGGQTLDLPIGVFKPGYLFDALVVEANSPTSQVRVYDDLDSSQDILEKIIVHSSEPAIKNVWVNGRLVK encoded by the coding sequence ATGACAACAAAAGCTGTCTTAGGCGCACTATTCCACGCTCCTGTTAAAGGCCAGTTCGAGCATTTTGAAAGTGCGTGTGTTGAGTTTGATGCCAACGGGGTGATTACCCAAGTGATGCATTGCGGACAAGAAGGATTTGAAGCGCTCGTTGAGAAGCACCAAGATGCCGATAGTCTAACTAAGCTCAACAAGCATCAATACCTAATGCCGGGGCTTGTCGACCTGCACACTCACGCCCCTCAATGGCCGCAATCAGGCAAAGGGCTAGACTTACCGCTACACGATTGGCTGAATCAGTACACCTTTCCGCTCGAAAGCCGCTACCAAGAGCCAGAATTTGCCCAGCGTATGTATCCAGAACTGGTAGAGACTTTACTGGCTCATGGCACCACCACTGCGATGTACTTTGCGACGATTGACAATCAAGCCTCTGAGTATTTGGCTAAGGTATGTCAGCAAAAAGGTCAACGTGCGTTGATCGGTAAAGTGTCGATGGATGAGAAATCCATGTGTCCTGAATACTATGTAGAAGAGTCTAGCCAAGCGGCAATCGACAATGCAGAGCGTTTTGTTCAAGCTGTTCAAACGATCGATAACAAGCAAGGCTTGGTCTATCCGGTGATCACACCTCGCTTTGTTCCAACGTCAACCTATGCGCTGCTTAGCGGACTTGGCGAGCTAGTCGAAAAATACGACTGCCACGTGCAAACCCATGCGTCTGAAAGTGATTGGGCTCGTGACTATTCACTGCAAAAGTATGGCAAAAGTGATGTTGAGCTGTATCACGAGACAAAGCTACTGACACGTAAAACCGTTCTGGCGCACTCTATCTTCTTTAGCGACAGCGACAAGAAAACCGTGAAAGAAGTTGGCGCAGGTATAGCGCACTGCCCATTATCTAATATGTACTTTGCCGATGCCGCCTTCCCTTTGCGTGAAGCGCTCGATGAGGATCTACATGTGGGTTTAGGTGCTGATCTTTCTGGTGGCCCTATCCCTTCGATTTTCCACGCCTGTCTTGATGCAGTAAGCCACTCAAGAGTACGCGAAGCGGGTACTAATACTCATCTGATGGAAAATCGTGGCGAAGCATCAAGCCGAGTATCATTTGTTGAGGCATTTTGGATGGCAACCAACGGTGGCGGTCAAACCCTCGATTTGCCAATTGGTGTGTTTAAGCCGGGTTACCTGTTTGATGCTTTAGTGGTTGAAGCCAACTCTCCAACCAGCCAAGTGCGAGTTTACGATGACCTTGACTCTAGCCAAGACATTCTTGAGAAAATCATCGTTCATAGCTCTGAACCCGCGATTAAGAACGTTTGGGTAAATGGCCGATTGGTCAAGTAA
- the dctP gene encoding TRAP transporter substrate-binding protein DctP — protein sequence MKKASQWILGGVSATLLSMSVAQAQEWRFNNFLPETRPETKELEQFAAEVKAKTDGEIDIKVFSGGSLGLKNTDVLRFLPRGAVDMSLAWANYLGRDAESMSTVMVQGTIGSVEELNAALPEVKKIYREEFNDWDVAITGYVALPMLEASIFCREEPINTLEGLRGKKLRVWAKDQVDTFGRLGVSAQIIPQEEMYVAMKTGVVDCAVYPALYAHTVSLQEVAKYAAYLYPMASGPYVLGMSQRKWDRLPQKHQQALLEAGDAVWERTNSYEDDHQKELAARSKLEEGGVKWLSDFPEADRKEFTEAITQVWGELAKEAGGKAPEYRQRVLKAMGRE from the coding sequence ATGAAGAAAGCTAGTCAGTGGATTTTAGGTGGTGTCAGTGCCACTTTGTTGTCGATGTCAGTTGCACAAGCGCAAGAGTGGCGTTTTAACAACTTCCTACCAGAAACTCGCCCTGAAACGAAAGAGCTAGAGCAGTTTGCCGCCGAAGTGAAAGCGAAAACCGACGGTGAGATTGATATTAAAGTCTTCAGTGGTGGTTCTTTAGGTCTGAAGAACACGGATGTATTGCGATTCCTTCCTCGTGGTGCTGTGGATATGAGCTTGGCGTGGGCAAACTACCTTGGTCGAGATGCTGAAAGCATGAGTACTGTGATGGTGCAGGGCACGATTGGTTCGGTTGAAGAGCTCAATGCAGCACTGCCTGAAGTGAAGAAAATCTATCGAGAAGAGTTTAACGATTGGGATGTAGCGATCACAGGTTACGTTGCATTGCCAATGTTAGAAGCGTCTATCTTCTGTCGTGAAGAGCCAATCAACACCCTAGAAGGTTTGCGTGGCAAGAAGCTGCGTGTGTGGGCGAAAGATCAGGTTGATACCTTTGGTCGCCTAGGTGTTTCAGCTCAAATTATTCCTCAAGAAGAGATGTACGTAGCGATGAAAACAGGCGTCGTGGATTGTGCAGTTTACCCAGCACTATATGCTCACACAGTATCTCTTCAAGAAGTGGCTAAATACGCCGCATACCTATACCCAATGGCATCTGGCCCTTATGTCCTAGGCATGTCTCAGCGTAAGTGGGATCGTCTTCCACAGAAACACCAGCAAGCACTACTTGAAGCCGGTGATGCCGTATGGGAGCGCACCAACTCCTATGAAGATGACCACCAAAAAGAGCTGGCAGCGCGTAGCAAGCTGGAAGAGGGTGGCGTGAAGTGGCTATCAGATTTCCCAGAAGCAGATCGTAAAGAGTTCACTGAAGCGATCACTCAAGTATGGGGTGAACTGGCGAAGGAAGCGGGTGGTAAAGCGCCTGAATATCGTCAGCGGGTTCTAAAAGCGATGGGTCGAGAGTAA
- a CDS encoding OsmC family protein, with protein MAIKIKAASYGPAIAALNADGELVYGTELGALSKTPELDSPAMTMLYSVASCMVLSLQMVAKRKKIEVQPFSFEVIGHKGTELPMHFARYEVALSAGVHADPEVAQKLLKDAKAICTVSNSLSGSFELSIKEEG; from the coding sequence ATGGCAATTAAAATAAAAGCAGCCAGTTACGGACCAGCCATTGCAGCGCTCAATGCGGATGGTGAACTAGTGTATGGCACAGAGCTGGGCGCATTATCTAAAACACCTGAGCTAGATAGCCCAGCCATGACCATGCTCTACTCAGTGGCTTCTTGCATGGTGTTATCGCTGCAAATGGTCGCAAAGCGCAAGAAGATTGAGGTGCAGCCATTTAGCTTTGAGGTGATTGGCCATAAAGGGACAGAACTGCCGATGCATTTTGCTCGTTATGAAGTCGCACTAAGCGCAGGCGTTCACGCAGATCCTGAAGTTGCGCAGAAGCTGCTAAAGGATGCCAAAGCGATCTGTACCGTAAGTAACAGCCTTTCTGGCTCGTTTGAATTGAGCATCAAGGAAGAGGGGTAA
- a CDS encoding serine hydrolase has protein sequence MKTSLIATIISAAVSTSAIAEIKPMSTVPAKPQDQVTLSNYTHSPYNQWAFQNMGIHPSLMVPRDGEIAELPEALNPEVAKHTFNYGDQTLTFREAMINDFTDGYIVIQNGKVLHEEYFGDFGARDHHLWASSTKSLVGQALGLLVEQDKVDVNQKVSHYIEELKDTYFGEQDIRTVLNMTSALDYREDYVNMAPGDVHYEYFRRLGFVPAYDLMAIDPTKDDTPKDLLSFAAMFEQNPDLDKNHKFEYHSPNVDVIGWVIARVSGEPLNEFIANNIWNKLGVAHDAFFMSDMNYNPIATGGFNTTLRDFAKVGLAMVNNGQYNGEQVFAEKWVKETFTLSDEEKRHTQNSIYRQADTNVFDTHLQGYKNFLWVHDSDKNIGTFRGVFGQFLYINQEKNVVIATFSSADSASNAARDSAKAKLQAFESLASTL, from the coding sequence ATGAAAACATCCCTAATTGCCACTATTATCTCTGCTGCCGTTTCAACGTCTGCTATCGCTGAAATTAAACCGATGTCCACCGTACCAGCAAAGCCTCAAGATCAAGTCACTTTGAGCAACTACACCCATTCGCCTTACAACCAATGGGCTTTCCAGAACATGGGAATTCACCCTTCGCTCATGGTGCCACGTGACGGTGAGATTGCTGAGCTTCCAGAAGCCCTAAACCCTGAGGTGGCAAAGCACACATTTAACTACGGCGATCAAACATTGACGTTTCGAGAGGCGATGATCAATGACTTCACCGACGGCTACATAGTGATCCAAAACGGAAAAGTATTGCATGAAGAATATTTTGGTGACTTTGGAGCCAGGGATCATCACCTATGGGCATCGAGCACTAAATCCCTTGTTGGCCAAGCATTAGGTCTTTTGGTAGAACAAGACAAAGTTGATGTGAACCAAAAAGTATCCCATTACATCGAAGAGCTGAAAGACACCTATTTTGGCGAGCAAGATATACGCACAGTGCTCAATATGACCAGTGCGCTGGACTATCGTGAAGACTACGTCAATATGGCTCCGGGCGATGTGCACTACGAGTATTTCCGCCGCCTCGGTTTTGTACCCGCCTACGACTTGATGGCCATTGACCCGACGAAAGACGATACCCCGAAAGATCTACTCAGTTTTGCGGCAATGTTTGAACAAAATCCGGACCTCGACAAAAACCACAAGTTCGAATACCACAGCCCAAATGTTGACGTGATCGGCTGGGTAATTGCACGTGTGTCTGGTGAACCATTGAATGAGTTCATCGCTAACAATATCTGGAACAAACTTGGCGTTGCTCACGATGCGTTCTTTATGAGTGATATGAACTACAACCCGATTGCGACTGGCGGTTTCAACACCACGCTGCGTGACTTTGCCAAAGTGGGCTTGGCCATGGTTAACAATGGGCAATATAACGGCGAACAAGTATTTGCCGAAAAGTGGGTTAAAGAGACATTTACCCTCAGTGATGAAGAAAAACGTCATACCCAAAACAGCATTTATAGACAAGCTGACACCAACGTTTTTGACACTCATCTACAAGGCTACAAAAACTTCCTGTGGGTGCATGATTCAGACAAGAACATCGGCACATTTAGAGGGGTGTTTGGACAATTCCTTTACATCAATCAAGAGAAAAACGTGGTGATTGCGACGTTCTCCTCTGCTGACAGTGCATCCAATGCGGCTCGAGACAGCGCAAAAGCGAAACTGCAAGCATTCGAATCACTGGCGTCAACACTATAA
- a CDS encoding NupC/NupG family nucleoside CNT transporter, whose amino-acid sequence MSLLMSIVGIFTLLAVGFAFSENRSAINKRTVLLALLAQIGFGAFVMFVPVGEQILQGMSNGVNHVISYANEGLAFAFGDLGKFGMGFIFVVNVLCVIIFISALIAALYYLGIMQLMINIIGGALTKLLGTSKAESLSATANIFVGPIEAPSMIRPLVKNMTRSELFAVMTGGLASVAGGTMVGYISLGVDPKFIITACFMTAPAGLLFAKLLCPQTDEVVVNKKVELDDQDAPKNLLDAITEGSIVGMQQVAVVTALVISFVALVALLNGIISGIGGMIGFENASLELIIGYILSPLTFMMGVPWEEAVTAGALIGKKIAVNEFVAYMNFVEISETLSAKTQAIIAFALCGFANFGSLAMVIGGIGAMNPERRPLLVEIGPRVLFGAVLANLMSGTIAGLLITLA is encoded by the coding sequence ATGTCTTTACTAATGAGTATCGTGGGCATTTTCACACTGCTTGCAGTGGGTTTTGCCTTTTCTGAAAACCGTAGTGCAATCAATAAACGCACCGTACTGTTAGCCCTTTTAGCACAAATTGGCTTTGGTGCATTTGTGATGTTTGTCCCTGTTGGCGAGCAGATCCTACAAGGCATGTCTAATGGTGTTAACCACGTTATTTCTTACGCAAATGAAGGTCTAGCGTTTGCATTTGGTGACCTTGGCAAATTTGGCATGGGCTTCATCTTTGTGGTGAACGTTCTATGTGTAATCATCTTCATTTCTGCGCTTATCGCAGCCCTCTACTACCTAGGCATAATGCAGCTGATGATCAACATCATCGGTGGCGCACTGACTAAACTGCTTGGAACATCTAAAGCAGAATCTCTGAGCGCAACAGCAAATATCTTCGTTGGCCCAATCGAAGCGCCTTCAATGATCCGCCCTTTGGTGAAAAACATGACTCGTTCAGAGCTGTTTGCGGTAATGACGGGCGGCCTAGCAAGTGTTGCTGGCGGTACTATGGTCGGCTACATCAGCTTGGGTGTTGATCCAAAATTCATCATCACGGCGTGTTTCATGACTGCGCCTGCAGGTCTACTTTTCGCAAAACTACTTTGTCCGCAAACCGATGAAGTTGTGGTGAACAAAAAAGTTGAACTAGACGATCAAGACGCACCGAAAAACCTTCTCGACGCTATCACTGAAGGCTCTATCGTTGGTATGCAGCAAGTCGCTGTGGTAACTGCGCTAGTGATCTCTTTCGTCGCTCTAGTGGCTTTACTTAACGGCATTATCTCTGGAATTGGTGGCATGATTGGCTTTGAAAACGCAAGCCTTGAGCTGATCATCGGTTACATCTTGTCGCCACTGACCTTCATGATGGGTGTTCCATGGGAAGAAGCAGTAACTGCTGGCGCTCTGATCGGTAAGAAAATCGCTGTGAATGAGTTTGTGGCTTACATGAACTTTGTTGAGATCTCAGAAACACTATCTGCTAAAACTCAAGCGATCATCGCATTCGCACTATGTGGTTTTGCGAACTTTGGTTCACTGGCGATGGTGATTGGCGGCATTGGAGCAATGAATCCTGAGCGTCGTCCACTGCTAGTTGAAATCGGTCCTCGCGTACTGTTCGGCGCAGTTTTGGCTAACCTAATGTCTGGCACAATTGCTGGTCTATTAATCACTCTTGCATAA
- a CDS encoding GYD domain-containing protein yields the protein MALQTYLVQVAFTAEAMAGLVAKPENRLNSMIPIVEKMGGKFIGSWISFGEHDSIAVIEMPDHIHIKAFSMAAMAGGGLRHFHLTPMISFEDGVEAMKLAGSLAYQAPKDDE from the coding sequence GTGGCGTTACAAACTTACTTAGTCCAAGTGGCGTTTACTGCCGAAGCGATGGCGGGCCTAGTAGCAAAGCCTGAAAATCGCTTAAACAGCATGATCCCTATCGTTGAGAAGATGGGTGGCAAGTTTATCGGTAGTTGGATCTCATTTGGTGAGCACGACTCGATTGCAGTGATTGAAATGCCAGATCATATCCATATCAAAGCGTTTTCAATGGCGGCGATGGCTGGTGGTGGTTTACGCCATTTCCACCTTACTCCAATGATCTCATTTGAAGATGGCGTAGAGGCGATGAAGCTTGCAGGGTCTTTGGCTTACCAAGCACCAAAAGATGATGAATAG
- the deoD gene encoding purine-nucleoside phosphorylase has product MATPHINAEKGDFAETILMPGDPLRAKLIAETYLDNPKLVSDVRGIYAYTGTYQGKALSVMAHGMGGPSATIYFHELMTEFGVKNFIRIGSCGAIHDDVKVKDVIVAMGASTDSKINRIRFRDHDYAALADYNMLQKCVSVLEGTDMSYKVGQVFSSDLFYRPDFDMYELMAKYGVLGVEMEVNALYSCAAENGCKAVAMCTVTDHITKGEHLTADERRTELHEMINVALKTAIAL; this is encoded by the coding sequence ATGGCGACTCCGCATATCAACGCAGAAAAAGGCGATTTTGCAGAAACTATCCTGATGCCAGGTGATCCGCTACGCGCCAAACTGATTGCAGAAACGTATCTAGACAACCCTAAGTTGGTGTCTGATGTTCGCGGTATCTACGCATACACTGGCACTTACCAAGGCAAAGCACTATCTGTGATGGCGCACGGCATGGGTGGTCCTTCGGCAACCATCTACTTTCACGAGTTGATGACTGAATTTGGCGTTAAGAACTTCATCCGTATCGGCAGCTGTGGCGCTATTCATGATGACGTGAAAGTAAAAGATGTTATCGTTGCGATGGGTGCGTCGACGGACTCTAAGATTAACCGAATCCGTTTCCGTGACCACGACTACGCAGCCCTTGCTGACTACAACATGCTGCAAAAGTGTGTGTCGGTTCTTGAAGGTACAGACATGAGCTACAAAGTCGGCCAAGTGTTCTCTTCTGACTTGTTCTACCGCCCTGATTTCGACATGTACGAACTGATGGCAAAGTACGGTGTGCTAGGTGTCGAGATGGAAGTGAACGCACTTTACTCTTGCGCCGCAGAAAACGGCTGTAAAGCAGTTGCAATGTGTACCGTGACAGACCATATCACCAAAGGTGAACACCTGACGGCAGATGAACGACGCACTGAGCTACATGAAATGATCAACGTCGCTCTAAAAACGGCCATCGCTCTGTAA
- a CDS encoding TRAP transporter small permease, translating to MSSLKSSIEKGLRGSAFFLAILSALALTAILLVIITSVVLRKFFDSPLFFAEELVGLLMSASLFLALPMATIKGQHIRVTLLIEALKDGFALATKILVFAGTLVGIAFTGWILWEAIPWMEFAIRRELKSETARILLYPLMSVVPVSMGLCLLIYCARVVGIVKLEER from the coding sequence ATGAGTTCATTGAAATCTTCGATCGAGAAAGGGCTGAGAGGTTCAGCCTTTTTTCTCGCAATTTTGTCTGCACTGGCATTGACGGCAATTTTACTTGTCATCATCACCAGTGTTGTTTTGCGTAAGTTTTTTGACTCACCGCTCTTCTTTGCCGAAGAGCTGGTGGGGCTGTTGATGAGTGCGAGTCTGTTTTTGGCACTGCCAATGGCAACCATAAAAGGTCAGCATATTCGAGTGACCTTACTTATTGAGGCTTTGAAAGACGGTTTTGCGTTGGCGACTAAGATACTCGTTTTTGCGGGAACCTTGGTCGGCATCGCATTTACTGGCTGGATCTTATGGGAAGCCATTCCTTGGATGGAGTTTGCAATCAGACGCGAGCTTAAATCGGAAACAGCGCGTATTTTGTTGTATCCACTTATGAGTGTTGTACCCGTATCGATGGGGCTTTGCCTGTTGATTTACTGCGCTCGTGTTGTCGGTATCGTTAAATTAGAGGAACGTTAA
- a CDS encoding TRAP transporter large permease subunit produces MFWTTLVSVLVATASSGIALGAALGFTGLIILHFFNYGSAYLAIDTIWGIFNSFTLSAVPMFILLGEILLRSGLSERAYAAFTPIFARIPGGLLHSNVAVCTLFGAVSGSSLSTAAAIGSVAYPELSKRGYNKEAVVGSLAGAGTLGLLIPPSLSLLIFGALTETSIGRLFAAGIVPGIMVSALFMLYIFLRSVKDPSIAPRDNTKYTLSFILVGLARVWPVLLMILAIMGSIMFGIATPTEAAGVGVAVAIAISFIWGDLSVKGLVESVYRSALMFASIGFIVLGAAILSQSVSILGIPQAILQTAIDSGLGKYGIFLLIVLIYVLFGCVFDGLSLMVMTLPIVFPLLTGLGFDQIWVGVMITIMIEIGQVTPPVGLNLSVLTALTKGEISLGRTAIATIPYWGILLLAIVIITLVPSIVLILPNAIF; encoded by the coding sequence ATGTTTTGGACGACCCTCGTCTCTGTGTTGGTGGCGACAGCAAGCAGTGGTATCGCCCTTGGGGCCGCTTTAGGCTTTACTGGACTTATCATTCTGCATTTTTTCAATTATGGTTCGGCGTATCTAGCGATTGATACGATTTGGGGTATTTTTAACTCCTTCACGTTAAGCGCCGTTCCGATGTTCATTTTGTTAGGGGAAATTCTACTAAGAAGTGGTTTGAGTGAGCGTGCCTATGCAGCGTTTACTCCAATTTTTGCTCGTATTCCAGGCGGGCTACTTCACTCCAATGTGGCGGTTTGTACTTTGTTCGGTGCAGTCAGTGGATCAAGCTTGTCGACGGCAGCGGCGATTGGTTCGGTGGCGTATCCTGAGCTAAGCAAGCGTGGCTACAACAAAGAAGCGGTTGTAGGCAGCCTTGCGGGGGCGGGTACCTTGGGGCTTTTGATCCCACCGAGTCTATCACTGCTGATCTTTGGTGCATTAACAGAGACCTCAATTGGTCGCTTGTTTGCAGCAGGTATCGTACCGGGCATCATGGTGAGTGCACTGTTCATGCTGTACATCTTTTTGCGCAGCGTGAAAGACCCAAGCATTGCACCTCGTGATAATACTAAATACACCCTGAGCTTTATCTTGGTGGGACTCGCCAGAGTATGGCCAGTGCTACTGATGATCTTGGCAATCATGGGCAGCATTATGTTTGGTATTGCGACGCCAACGGAAGCGGCTGGAGTAGGTGTCGCTGTAGCGATAGCTATCTCGTTTATCTGGGGCGATCTTAGCGTTAAAGGCTTGGTTGAGTCGGTATATCGTAGCGCACTGATGTTTGCATCGATTGGCTTTATTGTGCTTGGCGCAGCTATTTTGTCTCAGTCAGTGAGCATTCTTGGTATCCCACAGGCGATTTTGCAAACCGCAATTGATAGCGGCCTTGGCAAATACGGCATCTTCCTACTGATCGTTCTTATCTACGTACTATTTGGTTGTGTGTTTGATGGCTTGTCATTGATGGTGATGACTTTACCGATAGTGTTCCCACTACTGACAGGACTTGGTTTCGACCAAATTTGGGTGGGTGTGATGATCACTATCATGATTGAAATTGGTCAAGTAACACCGCCAGTGGGGCTTAATTTATCGGTGCTAACGGCATTGACCAAAGGCGAAATAAGTTTGGGTCGCACAGCGATTGCAACCATCCCATATTGGGGGATCTTGTTGCTCGCCATAGTGATAATCACTTTGGTACCAAGCATTGTATTAATTCTTCCTAACGCGATTTTCTAA